CGAGCTCCACCATCCACTCGTCGAACATCGCCGCCGACCACCGCCACGGCCATTCACCACAGAACTCTCGGAACGCCCGTACCCTGCCCACAGTCCCGGACACGGAGCTCTGCTTCAGGCCGCGTCCGCCCTTCATCTGGGCCGACCACCCCTGGATCATGCCATCGAAGACCGTCTCCTCCTCGTGCAGGAACCGCACACCAGAGGCCAGGTGAAGCGATGCCGACCCGAACGGCACGCCCTCTCGAGTCATCGCATTCCTTCCGTTTAACGCTCTAATCATGCATTAAACGGGCGTGGCTTTGCTAGATCGGCCTTCATGTCGCGGACAGCGCCAGGTCAGCTTCTGCGAAGATGGTGGCCAGATCAGGCTGAACTCATGCGAAATCCTGCGTTTAACGGAACTTCGTACGGTTGAGGGTGTTGGGGCAGCAGGCGTCCGCGTGGCACACGACGAACAGGTCGACCTCGGGCGCGGTGCGCAGCGCTTCGGGCACCTCGATGCCGCGGGTCGCGGCGGCGCGCAGGCGCGAGGGCACGGTCCACTCGAACGGACAGCCGGTCACCGGCAGTGCCTCGTGCAGCGCCCGCAGCGCTTCGCCGACCGCCCGCACGGCAGTGGCCGGTTCTGCGAGCCACCGCGGGTCGACGGCCGACAGCCCCGGGATCGCCCGGGTCACGAGCCATTCGTGGCTGTCGTCGCCACCGGCATCCACCACCTCCGGCACCCGGATGTAGCGGCCGGCCCACGCGAGCCGCTCGGCCTCACCGGCCATGGTCGTCTCCGCATTGCGTGGCCCGTACTTGATGAACCGGCCGTCATCGGTACGGAAGGTGAGCCCGCCCAGCTCGTTCGCCCAGACCGGGGTCAGCCCCGCGCCGCGTGCGAGGCGGGCGACGGGTTCGGGTACCGGCATCCACTCGGTCGGGATCGTCATGCCTCCATCTTCGTGGCGGCACGGCGAGCGGAGGCACCGCGGCACCGCAGTCCGGCCGCACGGGTCGTCAGCGGGTCAGCAGGCGGGGCGTGGGGCCTTCGAGACGTGCGACCGCGATCTTAAGCTCGGTGATCTCGCCCTCGACGCGGCCCAGGCGGGTCTCGACGTTGTCGAACCGCACTCCGAGTCGAGCCTCGAGCCTGTTCATGAGATGCGACATCAGCGCCCACAGTCCGCCGAACAACGTGGCGGCGAGCATCGCGCCGGCGATGATTACGCCGATGACGTCTGGGCTCACGGTCATGCCCCCATTCTGCCCCCGATCGGCGGGGTGCACCAGGAACGGTACGCGCGCGGCCGATGCTCGTGACGCGGGAATCGTCGAACTGTGGACAACCCGAGCGGACGGCCACCTGGGGAGGAGGCGACGCCTACCTCTGCAATACCGCGCGCAGCAGCAGTGCGTGGTTGTGCTCCTCGTCGTGCGTCGCAAACAGCAACGTGACGGTGTCGTGCCCCGCCAGCTGCTCGCGCAGCGCGTCGACGGCCGCCCCGTCCGCGATCTCGGCGCGATACGCCGCCTCGAAGTCGGGCCAGCTCATCCCCTCGTGGTGGAACGCCTTCCGCAGCTCGCTCGACGGAGCCACGTCCTTGTCCCACAGATCGACGGCGGCGCGCTCCTTCGACAGCCCTCGGGGCCAGAGCCGGTCGACGAGCACCCGATACCCGTCGGTGGATGCCGGATCCTCATACACGCGCTTCACAGTGATCTCCACGGCACCAGTCTGCCCCCGTCCACGGCCGGCGGGTAGTCTGGTCGCAGGGGACCCGGCTTGGCACGCAGTCCCGCGTAGTGTGGGACGCAATACCAGTTTCACGACGCACGACCAGTTCGAAGGAGAACGCATGGAGATTGCCGGATCATCCGCTCTCGTCACCGGCGGTGCCAGCGGCCTGGGCCTGGCCACTGCCCGCCGTCTCGCCGCCGCCGGTGCGCACGTGGTGATCGTCGACCTGCCTTCGTCGGCCGGAGCCGACATCGCCGCAGAGCTCGGCGGTACGTTCGCCGCCGCCGATGTCGTCGATTCCGACCAGGTCGGGGCCGCCGTCTCGCAGGCGGCCGAGCACGGCCCGCTGCGCATCGTCATCAACTGCGCCGGCATCGCCCCACCCGCCAAGGTGCTCAACCGCGATGGCGACCCGTCGCCGCTGGCCGACTTCGAGCGCGTCGTGCGCATCAACCTGGTGGGTACGTTCAACGTGATCAGTCAGGCGTCCGCGGTGATCGCGAAGACCGCCCCGACACCATCGGGCGACCGCGGCGTCATCGTCAACACGGCGTCGGTCGCCGCGTTCGACGGCCAGATCGGCCAGGCTGCCTACTCCAGCAGCAAGGGCGGCGTCCACGCGATGACCCTGCCGATCGCCCGCGAACTGGCCCGCTACGGCATCCGCGTCTGCACGATCGCCCCGGGCATCATGCAGACGCCCATGCTCGCCGGTCTTCCCGAGGCGGCCCAGGCGAGCCTCGGCCAGCAGGTGCCCTACCCCTCCCGCGTCGGGCAGCCCGATGAATACGCCAACCTGGCGCTGCAGATCATCGATAACGGCTACCTCAACGGCGAGACCATCCGCCTCGACGGCGCCATCCGCATGGCCCCGAAGTAGACCGCTTCGCCCCGACACCCATCCCAGAGAAGGAGACCCGTGAGCGACCCCATTCTGTTCAGCGTCGACGACGGCCTCGCCCGCATCACGCTCAACCGTCCCGAACGACTCAACGCGTTCAACGCCGACCTCGCCCACGCGTGGGCGCGCGTCACCGTCGAGGCCACCACGCGTGACGACGTCGGCGCGATCGTGCTCGACGCCGCGGGCCGGTCGTTCTGCGCCGGCGGCGACGTGCTCGACATGGCGCACACCATGGGCTCGGGCGCCGACATCCACGCGCTCGCCGATGTGATCAACACCGGCATCCGGGCCCTGACCGAGTCGTCGGTGCCCGTCGTGGCCGCCGCGCACGGCACCACCGCAGGCGGTGGCCTCGGCATCCTGATGTGCTCGGACTACGCGATCGTCGGTGAGAACTCGAAGATCGGCAGCCTGTACGCGAACATCGGGCTCACCCCCGACCTGTCGGTCTCGGCGCAGCTCGCGCACGCGATCGGGCAGCGGCGCGCACTGCAGCTCGTGCTGCAGGACAGGCTGCTGTCGGCCCAGGAGGCGCTCGAGTGGGGCCTGGTCGCCGAGGTGGTCGCACCCGAACGCGTCCAGGCGCGTGCCGACGAGGTCGCCCGGTTCTGGCTCGCCGGCGCCTACGGCGCGTACGGCCAGGCCAAGCGCCTGATCCGCTCACAGCCCGAGCGCGCCTTCGCCGCGCAGCTCGACGAAGAGGCAAGGTCGATCGGCGCCGCATTCGACACCCCCGACGCTAAAGCACGTGTCGCGGGTTTCGCCGCGGCATCCACCCGCAAGGAGAAGGCATGACCCCCGACGAGATCCGCACCGACAAGCCGCTCGCCGGCAAGACCATCCTGATGTCGGGCGGCAGCCGCGGCATCGGCCTCGCGATCGCCCTGCGCGCCGCGCGCGACGGCGCGAACATCGCACTGCTGGCCAAGACCGACACCCCGCACCCCAAGCTCGAAGGCACCGTGCACACCGCCGCCGAGCAGATCCGCGCGGCGGGCGGCCGGGCGCTGCCGATTGTCGGCGATGTGCGCAACGACGACGACATCACCGAGGCCGTGCTCAAGACCCAGGGCGAGTTCGACGGCATCGACATCGTCATCAACAACGCGTCGGTCATCGACCTGTCGGGCTCGCTCGACCTGTCGTCCAAGAAGTACGACCTCATGCAGGACGTCAACGTGCGCGGCACCTTTCTGCTCTCGCGCACGGCGCTGCCGATCCTGAAGGAGTCCGGCAACCCGCACATCCTGTCGCTGTCGCCGCCGCTGAACACCACTCCGAAGTGGCTCGGCGCGCACACCGGCTACTCGCTCGCGAAGTTCGGCATGACGATGGCGACACTGGGCATCGCGGCGGAGTTCGCGAAGGACGGCATCGCCGCCAACACCCTGTGGCCCGCGACGACCATTGCCACCGCCGCGGTGAAGTACGCGCTCGGCGGCGACCGGATGATGAAGGTCAGCCGCACGCCCGAGATCTACGCCGACGCGGCCTACGAGGTGCTGGTGCAGCCGGCGCGCGAGTACACCGGCCAGACGCTGATCGTCGAGGACGTGCTGCGGGATGCCGGGATCACCGACTTCTCGGGCTACGCGGCGACGCCGGGAACCCCCGACTCGGAGCTGTACCCCGACATCTTCCTGGACTGAGGCGCGCGGCGCCGGGCTCGGCGCGCTGGGCGCGCTGGTCTCGTCGCCGAGCCGCATAGTCAAGTGCGAGCCGCATAGTCACATGCGGCCAAACGTATGCGGCTCGGCCAAGAGTATGCGGCTCGGCGCGGCGACGAGGCCTACGCCAGCCCGAGGGCGACGAACGCATTCCAGACGCCGTCGTCGAGCACCGAGGTCGTGACGCGCCCGGCGCGCGCCTGCAGCTCGGGGTCGGCGTTGCCCATGGCCACCGCGGTGCCGACGACGTCGAACATCTCGACGTCGTTCCAGCTGTCGCCGATGCCGATGGCGTCCGCCGCGTCGATCCCGAGCAGATCGAGCACCTCGACGATCGCGGCGCCCTTGTTCGTGCCGAGCAGGGCGATTTCGCCGTTGGACCCGCCGGGCATCGGGATGGAGCCCGGGATCACGTGGAACCGGTCACCGAGGTCTGCCTGCGCGCGGTCGAGGCTGTCGGAGCGTTCACTGATGAATGTGGTCTTGGCCACCTCGTCGAGGTCGACCTCGGCCAGCGGCCGGTAGCTGATCATCGGCGCCGGCTCGTCGCCGTCGTCGAGGCCGAGCTCTCGCAGCTGGTCGGCGTGGCGCTCGCGCAGCTGCCGGAAGAAGTCCGCGGCCAGCTCGCCGATGCCGTCGCTGGCGAAGACCGCCTCGTGCGTCTGCAGGAAGTAGTGGATGCCGTGCTCTTCGAAGTAGGCCACGAGGCGGTCGGTGTCGGCCCGGGGCATCGGATGCGACACGACCAGCTCGTCGCCGCGCGTCGCGAACGCGCCCCCGTTGGTGATTGCGCCGTCGAACCCGATCTCGCGCACCCTCGGGTGGATGTCGCCGTCGGACCGGCCGGTGCACAGATAGACGAGATGGCCGTTCGCGCGCGCCGTGCGCACTGCTGTCACCGTAGACGGTGCGATCACCTGTCCGTGCTCGAGGATCGTGCCGTCGACATCGAGGAAGGCGATGCGCTGAGTCGTCATGAGTAGTGAGAGTCCGATCTGATCGTGCGGGATGCCGCGATCCACGCTACCTGGGCAAGCTGAACGGGTCGTGGCCGTCGGCGTCCCGCCGCCGCGAACGGGACGCGGGTCAGGTCAGCGGCTTGCGCAGGAAGACCTGCTCGATGCCGTCGCCGGTGGGCACGCGCTCGGTCTCGCCGTAGCCCTCGCGCTCGTACAGCCGCAGGTTCGCCTCGCTGAGCGACCCCGTGAACAGTTCGGCCTCGCGCGCGCCGGCATCCCGCCCGGCCTGCTCGACGGCGGCCAGCAGTTGGGAGCCGATGCCGCGGCCCTGCTGGTCGGGGGCGATCGCGATGCGACCGATCAGCAGCAGGTCGCCGTCACGCCGCGCGCGCACTGCGCCGACGATGCGGGCACCGGCAAGGGCGATGCAGCCGAGGTTCTCGGCCAGTTCGGCCTCGAGCTCCTCGAGCGTCTGGGTCAGCGGGGGCATGTCCGGTGAGCCGTAGATCAGCGCCTCCTGCACGAATGCGGCGCGCTGCAGGGTCAGCACCTCGCCGGCGTCACCGGCCCGGATACCGCGGATCTCGAGCTCGTCACTGGTCACGGCACCACTCTGACAGAGACGGCGGCGCCACGGGCAGGGCCTCCCCGCCCGTGACGCCGCGTCACGTCTCGTCACGCCGTCAGGCTGGCACCGTTCGTGCGGATGACCTCGGCGTACCAGTCGAACGACTTCTTCTTGAAGCGCTCGAGGGTGCCCGAGCCGTCGTCGTTCCGGTCGACGTAGATGAATCCGTACCGCTTGCTCAGCTGCGCCGTCGACGCGCTGACCAGGTCGATGCAGCCCCAGGTCGTGTAGCCGAGCAGGTCGACGCCGTCTTCGATGGCCTCTCCGACGGCGTCGAGGTGGGCCTGCAGGTAGGCGATGCGGTAGTCGTCGACGACGGTCTTGACACCGTCGATCTCGACGAGCTCGTCCTTCGCGCCCAGCCCGTTCTCGACGATGAACAGCGGCTTCTGCCAGCGGTCCCAGAACTGGTTGAGGACGATGCGCAGGCCGATCGGGTCGATCTGCCAGCCCCACTCCGACTCCTTCAGGGTCGGGTTCTTGACCCCGCCGAAGAGGTTGCCCTGCCCCTGCTCGCCCTGCGACCGGTCGGCCGTCTCGCAGATCGACGAGTAGTAGCTGAACGACACGAAGTCGACGGTGTGCTCCTTCAGGAGCGCTCGGTCCTCGTCGCTGATCTGCAGCTCGACCCCCTGCTCGCGCAGGCTCCGCAGGTAATAGCCGGGGTACTCGCCGCGCACGTGGATGTCGCCGAAGGCGAGGTTCACCCGCTCGGTCGTGAGCGCCGCGAACACGTCGTCGGGGTTCGGCGTCAGCGGGTAGACGGGCATCGACAGCACCATGCAGCCGACCTGGGCGTCCGGTGCGAGTTCGCGGGCGATCTTGGTCGCGAGGGCCGAGGCCACGAGCTCGTGGTGTACGGCCTGGTACAGGTCGGTCTTGGACAGCTGATCCTTCGGGGTGTTGATGCCTCCCGACATGAACGGCGCATGGATGACCGAGTTGATCTCGTTGAAGGTCAGCCAGTACTTCACACGGGCGCCGTAGCGGGTCAGCAGCGCCCGCACGTAGCGCTCGTAGAACCCGATGAGGTCGCGGTTGACCCAGCCGTCGTAGGTCTCGGCGAGGTGCAGCGGAGTCTCGTAGTGCGAGATGGTGACCAGCGGCTCGATGCCGTGGCGCTCGAGCTCGTCGAGCACGCGGTCGTAGAACGCGAGGCCGGCCTCGTTGGGTTCGGTCTCGTCGCCCTTCGGGAAGATGCGGCTCCAGGCGATCGAGAAACGGTAGGTCGTGAACCCCATCTCGGCGAACAGGGCGATGTCCTCGGCGTACCGGTGGTAGAAGTCGATGCCGACCTGCTTGAGGTTGTCATCGGTGGGCCCCTCGGTGCGGGGCGTCATGATGCCCTCGGGCATGACGTCCTGGATCGACAGGCCCTTGCCGTCTTCGAGGTACGCGCCTTCGAGCTGGTTGGCGGCGGTCGCGCCGCCCCAGAGGAAGCCCTCGGGGAACGGGGTGGTGGTCATGATGATGCTCCTCTACTTCGCGGGGATGGCGGACTCGACGGCGACGGCGAAGTACAGCGGGTCGCCGTGTGCGATGGGGCCGGATGCCGGGGTGCCGACCTCTGGGTACAGGTCGGGGTTGGTGATGATGACCGGGGTCGTCAGGTCGTAGCCGGCGCGCTCGATCGCGTCGCCGTCGAAGGTGAGCAGCAGCTCGCCTGCCTGCACCCGCTGGCCCGAGGTCACCTTCAGGTCGAAGTGCTCGCCGTTCAGCTTCACGGTGTCGATGCCGATGTGGATCAGCAGCTCGGCGCCGTCGGCGTGCCGAAGACCGATCGCGTGACCGGTGGGGAAAGCGGCGACCACCGTCGCATCGAACGGCGCGTAGACGGCACCAGAGCGGGGCTTGATCGCGACGCCCTGCCCCAGCGAGCCGTCGGCGAACGCGGCATCCGGGGTCTCGCTCAGCGGCACCACCGTGCCGTCGAGCGGGCTCAGCACGGCGACGTCGTTCGCCTCGGCGGCGACGGTCTCATCCTCGGCGGGTTCGGTGAACCCGACGATCGTGGTCAGGAGGAACGGGACGACGATCGCGACGAGCAGGCCGATGCCGAGCATCACCATGTTGCCGTTGCCGAACAGCGCCGGGAGTGCGAGACCCGAGGGCACGACGAACGAGGTCGAGAAGACGCCGCCGATGGCGATGATGGCGCCGCCGATCGCGCCGCCCACGATGCCGAAGGCGAACGGCCGCTTCAGCGGCAGGTTGATGCCGTAGATCGCCGGCTCGGTGATGCCGGCGAGGAAGCCCGACAGCGTCGCAGGGGCGGCGAGCGACTTGAGGCTCTTGTTGCGGGCGCGCAGCCACACGCCGGCGACCGCAGCGGCCTGGGCGAGCACCGCCGCGAACACCGGGCCCAGCAGCGCGATCTGACCGGTCGTCTGGA
This DNA window, taken from Microbacterium invictum, encodes the following:
- a CDS encoding phosphotransferase codes for the protein MTIPTEWMPVPEPVARLARGAGLTPVWANELGGLTFRTDDGRFIKYGPRNAETTMAGEAERLAWAGRYIRVPEVVDAGGDDSHEWLVTRAIPGLSAVDPRWLAEPATAVRAVGEALRALHEALPVTGCPFEWTVPSRLRAAATRGIEVPEALRTAPEVDLFVVCHADACCPNTLNRTKFR
- a CDS encoding DUF488 domain-containing protein, which encodes MEITVKRVYEDPASTDGYRVLVDRLWPRGLSKERAAVDLWDKDVAPSSELRKAFHHEGMSWPDFEAAYRAEIADGAAVDALREQLAGHDTVTLLFATHDEEHNHALLLRAVLQR
- a CDS encoding SDR family NAD(P)-dependent oxidoreductase, yielding MEIAGSSALVTGGASGLGLATARRLAAAGAHVVIVDLPSSAGADIAAELGGTFAAADVVDSDQVGAAVSQAAEHGPLRIVINCAGIAPPAKVLNRDGDPSPLADFERVVRINLVGTFNVISQASAVIAKTAPTPSGDRGVIVNTASVAAFDGQIGQAAYSSSKGGVHAMTLPIARELARYGIRVCTIAPGIMQTPMLAGLPEAAQASLGQQVPYPSRVGQPDEYANLALQIIDNGYLNGETIRLDGAIRMAPK
- a CDS encoding enoyl-CoA hydratase/isomerase family protein produces the protein MSDPILFSVDDGLARITLNRPERLNAFNADLAHAWARVTVEATTRDDVGAIVLDAAGRSFCAGGDVLDMAHTMGSGADIHALADVINTGIRALTESSVPVVAAAHGTTAGGGLGILMCSDYAIVGENSKIGSLYANIGLTPDLSVSAQLAHAIGQRRALQLVLQDRLLSAQEALEWGLVAEVVAPERVQARADEVARFWLAGAYGAYGQAKRLIRSQPERAFAAQLDEEARSIGAAFDTPDAKARVAGFAAASTRKEKA
- a CDS encoding SDR family oxidoreductase encodes the protein MTPDEIRTDKPLAGKTILMSGGSRGIGLAIALRAARDGANIALLAKTDTPHPKLEGTVHTAAEQIRAAGGRALPIVGDVRNDDDITEAVLKTQGEFDGIDIVINNASVIDLSGSLDLSSKKYDLMQDVNVRGTFLLSRTALPILKESGNPHILSLSPPLNTTPKWLGAHTGYSLAKFGMTMATLGIAAEFAKDGIAANTLWPATTIATAAVKYALGGDRMMKVSRTPEIYADAAYEVLVQPAREYTGQTLIVEDVLRDAGITDFSGYAATPGTPDSELYPDIFLD
- a CDS encoding Cof-type HAD-IIB family hydrolase encodes the protein MTTQRIAFLDVDGTILEHGQVIAPSTVTAVRTARANGHLVYLCTGRSDGDIHPRVREIGFDGAITNGGAFATRGDELVVSHPMPRADTDRLVAYFEEHGIHYFLQTHEAVFASDGIGELAADFFRQLRERHADQLRELGLDDGDEPAPMISYRPLAEVDLDEVAKTTFISERSDSLDRAQADLGDRFHVIPGSIPMPGGSNGEIALLGTNKGAAIVEVLDLLGIDAADAIGIGDSWNDVEMFDVVGTAVAMGNADPELQARAGRVTTSVLDDGVWNAFVALGLA
- a CDS encoding GNAT family N-acetyltransferase, whose translation is MTSDELEIRGIRAGDAGEVLTLQRAAFVQEALIYGSPDMPPLTQTLEELEAELAENLGCIALAGARIVGAVRARRDGDLLLIGRIAIAPDQQGRGIGSQLLAAVEQAGRDAGAREAELFTGSLSEANLRLYEREGYGETERVPTGDGIEQVFLRKPLT
- a CDS encoding glycoside hydrolase family 1 protein; translated protein: MTTTPFPEGFLWGGATAANQLEGAYLEDGKGLSIQDVMPEGIMTPRTEGPTDDNLKQVGIDFYHRYAEDIALFAEMGFTTYRFSIAWSRIFPKGDETEPNEAGLAFYDRVLDELERHGIEPLVTISHYETPLHLAETYDGWVNRDLIGFYERYVRALLTRYGARVKYWLTFNEINSVIHAPFMSGGINTPKDQLSKTDLYQAVHHELVASALATKIARELAPDAQVGCMVLSMPVYPLTPNPDDVFAALTTERVNLAFGDIHVRGEYPGYYLRSLREQGVELQISDEDRALLKEHTVDFVSFSYYSSICETADRSQGEQGQGNLFGGVKNPTLKESEWGWQIDPIGLRIVLNQFWDRWQKPLFIVENGLGAKDELVEIDGVKTVVDDYRIAYLQAHLDAVGEAIEDGVDLLGYTTWGCIDLVSASTAQLSKRYGFIYVDRNDDGSGTLERFKKKSFDWYAEVIRTNGASLTA